One stretch of Pigmentiphaga aceris DNA includes these proteins:
- the rapZ gene encoding RNase adapter RapZ, whose product MLSVVFITGISGSGKSVALRMLEDAGYTCVDNLPVRFLHEFIGIAHDEHLSRVAVAIDARSPGDIAELPDVITALRARGTELRVVFLDASTSTLALRYSETRRRHPLTDRLQRGGTPPSLEACILAERELLAPLSELGHLIDTTNLTPGQLRAWVRDLIKADRLPLVLTFQSFAFKRGIPLDTDLMFDVRCLPNPHYDPVLRPLTGCDAPVAQYLSAFPTVNAMVDDIAGFVERWLPQYMQDTRSYLTVAIGCTGGQHRSVYIVERLGERFADRGQVLIRHRNQPHLLLPVPDGHAPLST is encoded by the coding sequence GTGTTAAGCGTCGTCTTCATTACTGGCATCTCGGGCTCAGGAAAGTCCGTGGCGTTGCGCATGCTGGAAGACGCGGGATATACCTGCGTCGACAACCTGCCCGTCCGTTTCCTCCACGAGTTCATCGGCATCGCGCATGACGAGCATCTGTCGCGCGTTGCCGTGGCGATCGACGCCCGTTCGCCGGGCGACATCGCCGAACTCCCCGACGTCATCACCGCCCTGCGCGCCCGTGGCACCGAGCTGCGGGTGGTGTTCCTGGACGCCAGCACCAGCACGCTGGCGCTGCGTTATTCAGAAACCCGCCGCCGCCATCCCCTGACCGACCGTCTGCAACGCGGTGGCACGCCGCCCTCGCTGGAAGCCTGCATTCTGGCCGAGCGCGAATTGCTGGCCCCGCTGTCGGAACTCGGTCATCTGATTGACACCACGAACCTGACCCCTGGTCAGCTGCGTGCGTGGGTGCGTGACCTGATCAAGGCAGACCGCCTGCCGCTGGTGCTGACTTTCCAGTCGTTTGCGTTCAAGCGCGGCATTCCGCTCGACACCGACCTGATGTTCGATGTGCGCTGCTTGCCCAACCCGCATTACGACCCGGTGCTGCGTCCGCTGACGGGCTGCGATGCGCCCGTGGCGCAATACCTGTCGGCCTTCCCGACCGTGAATGCGATGGTCGATGACATTGCGGGGTTTGTGGAACGCTGGCTGCCGCAATACATGCAGGACACCCGCAGTTATCTGACGGTCGCGATCGGTTGCACAGGTGGTCAGCACCGTTCGGTCTACATCGTTGAACGGCTTGGCGAACGATTCGCCGATCGAGGACAAGTGTTGATACGCCATCGCAACCAGCCGCATCTGCTGCTGCCGGTGCCCGACGGCCACGCGCCGCTTTCTACCTGA
- a CDS encoding septal ring lytic transglycosylase RlpA family protein — protein MLAVSLLIAGCGSSPKRDSSTASSSGGGSSRGGGYYKDDGPPDRPPSDLELVPDAMPAVEPLASGPNRPYNVFGKNYTPDTSGRPYRVQGLASWYGKKFHGQKTSNGDTYDMYGMSAAHTTLPIPSYVRVTRVSTGKTVLLRVNDRGPFHSDRIIDLSYTAAVKLGILGAGSAEVVVEHLTPTEIARIRAERAGEQTEYASRAPATVAMLEASAAASTVAPAPAYINTPAPSTGFGSQDSLPADTIAATAPIAFGAAPSQIEALPPPAPMAPRPVPAAQPAYPSASAASAGLSAPSTAAAPVLDGVYLQLGAFSGQQNAQDLLGRLRSQLTDWAEPLRIVLVGNLHRVRIGPYADRVTAQLAANRLQQRVNMTAMIVTQ, from the coding sequence ATGTTGGCGGTTTCATTGCTGATTGCCGGTTGCGGCAGCAGCCCCAAGCGAGACAGCAGCACGGCCAGCAGCAGCGGTGGCGGCAGTTCGCGCGGCGGTGGCTACTACAAAGATGACGGCCCACCGGACCGTCCGCCCTCAGACCTGGAACTGGTGCCCGACGCAATGCCTGCGGTCGAACCGCTGGCCAGTGGCCCGAACCGCCCCTACAACGTGTTCGGCAAAAACTACACCCCCGACACGTCCGGGCGGCCGTATCGCGTGCAGGGACTGGCGTCCTGGTACGGCAAGAAGTTCCACGGCCAGAAGACCTCCAACGGCGACACCTACGACATGTACGGCATGAGCGCCGCACACACCACCTTGCCGATTCCCAGCTATGTGCGTGTCACGCGCGTGTCCACTGGCAAGACGGTGCTGTTGCGCGTCAATGACCGGGGTCCGTTCCACAGCGACCGCATCATCGACTTGTCATACACGGCGGCCGTGAAGCTGGGCATCCTGGGTGCGGGCAGTGCCGAAGTGGTGGTCGAACATCTGACGCCTACTGAGATCGCCCGCATTCGTGCTGAACGCGCGGGTGAACAAACCGAATACGCCAGCCGCGCACCGGCGACGGTGGCCATGCTGGAAGCCTCGGCTGCCGCCAGCACGGTTGCCCCGGCCCCGGCCTATATCAATACGCCTGCACCCTCGACCGGATTCGGCTCGCAAGACAGCTTGCCCGCCGACACGATTGCGGCAACTGCGCCCATTGCGTTCGGAGCGGCCCCGTCGCAAATCGAGGCCTTGCCGCCACCGGCACCGATGGCCCCCAGGCCAGTACCGGCTGCGCAGCCTGCCTACCCGTCTGCGTCGGCCGCATCGGCAGGCTTGTCAGCACCCAGCACTGCGGCGGCACCAGTATTGGACGGCGTGTATCTGCAACTGGGCGCGTTCAGCGGTCAGCAAAATGCCCAGGACCTGCTTGGCCGCCTGCGCAGCCAGCTGACCGACTGGGCCGAGCCGCTGCGCATCGTGCTGGTCGGCAACCTGCATCGTGTTCGCATCGGTCCGTATGCAGACCGTGTCACTGCGCAACTGGCGGCCAACCGGCTGCAGCAGCGGGTGAACATGACGGCGATGATCGTCACGCAATAA
- the rsmI gene encoding 16S rRNA (cytidine(1402)-2'-O)-methyltransferase has translation MHIDPSSSGAVDADDAYAAPLPVTGADAAHTAADAADARVDVSDIATSAASVWPRLAERVATQHWPASTLYVVATPIGNLGDLSLRAQMTLQRCDVIAAEDTRSTRPMLDAWGIRTPLIAAHRHNEAQAAQAIVGRLTAGERVALVSDAGAPGVSDPGARVIRAVREAGFTVVPIPGASAVITALMGSGVTTDENPAFVFAGFAPSKRVARQRWLAQWTAVPAPVVIYESPHRLRDTLRDVVDTCGAERGITIARELSKRFEEIVTLPASEALTWIDAPHREQGEFVLIISAPPVATEERIDGRAGEILQWLMEVASVRDAARLASRITGVPRDALYAHALTLRKAQEDDAEEDED, from the coding sequence ATGCATATCGATCCTTCTTCTTCCGGTGCCGTCGATGCCGACGACGCCTACGCGGCACCCTTGCCCGTTACGGGGGCTGACGCGGCCCACACTGCCGCTGATGCGGCCGACGCGCGTGTGGATGTATCCGACATCGCGACGTCTGCCGCCAGTGTCTGGCCCCGTCTGGCCGAGCGCGTTGCCACCCAGCACTGGCCCGCATCCACGCTGTATGTCGTGGCCACGCCGATCGGCAACCTGGGCGACCTGAGCCTGCGTGCGCAGATGACCTTGCAGCGCTGTGACGTGATCGCCGCCGAGGACACCCGCAGTACCCGTCCCATGCTCGATGCCTGGGGCATTCGCACGCCCTTGATTGCTGCGCACCGCCATAACGAGGCACAAGCGGCCCAGGCCATCGTCGGCAGACTGACGGCGGGCGAGCGTGTGGCGCTGGTGTCCGACGCGGGTGCGCCGGGCGTAAGCGACCCGGGTGCGCGGGTGATTCGTGCGGTGCGCGAAGCAGGTTTCACCGTGGTGCCGATTCCGGGAGCCAGCGCCGTCATCACCGCCTTGATGGGCAGCGGCGTGACCACCGACGAGAACCCGGCATTCGTCTTCGCCGGCTTTGCGCCGTCCAAGCGCGTGGCGCGTCAGCGCTGGCTGGCGCAATGGACGGCGGTGCCTGCGCCCGTGGTGATCTACGAGTCGCCACACCGTTTGCGTGACACGCTGCGCGACGTGGTGGATACCTGCGGTGCCGAGCGTGGCATTACCATTGCCCGCGAACTGAGCAAGCGTTTCGAGGAAATCGTGACCTTGCCGGCCAGCGAGGCGCTGACCTGGATCGACGCACCGCACCGCGAGCAGGGTGAATTTGTGCTGATCATCAGCGCGCCGCCCGTAGCAACGGAAGAAAGAATCGACGGCCGTGCAGGCGAAATTCTGCAATGGTTGATGGAAGTGGCCAGCGTGCGCGACGCCGCGCGCCTGGCATCGCGCATTACCGGTGTGCCGCGAGATGCGCTGTACGCGCACGCGCTGACACTGCGCAAGGCGCAGGAAGATGACGCAGAGGAAGACGAGGACTGA
- a CDS encoding YraN family protein: MTDKSRVLSPEARLLATQRRARKRWLAKTRTAAGETQPASPTKIKVRPTGKTAAADAPSSGFTRTALDTSGRELARQSPTQRHGAEQEALALAHLENAGLQLLARNVASRVGELDLVMQDGDILVFVEVRARSSSRFGGAAASVTFAKQQRLTRAAQVFLKTAWRGPVPRCRFDVVAISPEGIAWLRDAFTPSYT, translated from the coding sequence ATGACGGATAAGTCGCGCGTGCTCAGTCCCGAGGCACGTCTGTTGGCAACACAACGACGCGCCCGCAAGCGGTGGCTGGCAAAAACGCGAACGGCGGCAGGTGAAACGCAGCCTGCATCCCCAACCAAGATCAAGGTCCGGCCAACAGGAAAGACCGCTGCCGCCGACGCACCATCATCAGGTTTCACACGGACGGCCCTGGACACGAGCGGACGAGAACTTGCGCGTCAGTCCCCCACCCAGCGCCACGGTGCAGAGCAAGAAGCGCTTGCACTTGCCCATCTCGAAAATGCTGGCTTGCAACTGCTTGCCCGCAACGTTGCCAGTCGGGTGGGCGAACTCGACCTGGTCATGCAGGACGGCGACATCCTGGTGTTTGTCGAAGTGCGCGCCCGCAGCTCATCGCGCTTCGGCGGCGCAGCGGCCAGCGTGACCTTCGCCAAACAGCAGCGCCTGACCCGCGCAGCCCAAGTTTTTCTGAAAACCGCATGGCGCGGCCCCGTACCACGCTGCCGTTTCGATGTCGTGGCAATCTCCCCGGAAGGCATCGCCTGGTTGCGTGACGCCTTCACCCCCAGTTACACCTGA
- a CDS encoding phosphoheptose isomerase, with amino-acid sequence MDLTARVTTHFRDAIALHEHALDTLPVLTATAIEAIFFAIANDGKVLVCGNGASAADAQRFVSHMIGRFERERMPLAAIALTADTAIVTAISNDLGYDRAFSQQVYALGHPGDILVVLSASGNSPSVLQAIVAAHERDMRVIALTGHGGGDVAALLTEEDIHLSVPHERTPRIQEIHLLLLHALCDGIDAQLLGET; translated from the coding sequence ATGGATCTGACAGCCCGGGTCACCACCCACTTCCGCGACGCGATCGCGCTTCACGAACATGCCCTCGACACCTTGCCGGTTCTGACCGCCACGGCGATCGAGGCGATCTTCTTTGCCATCGCCAACGATGGCAAAGTGCTCGTTTGCGGCAACGGCGCTTCGGCAGCCGACGCACAGCGGTTCGTTTCCCACATGATCGGCCGCTTCGAGCGCGAACGGATGCCGCTGGCAGCCATCGCGCTTACTGCCGACACCGCCATCGTGACCGCGATCTCGAACGATCTCGGTTATGACCGCGCGTTCTCGCAGCAGGTGTATGCGCTTGGACATCCGGGCGACATCCTGGTGGTGTTGTCGGCCAGCGGCAATTCGCCAAGCGTGCTGCAGGCCATCGTCGCCGCGCACGAGCGCGACATGCGGGTGATCGCATTGACCGGTCACGGCGGCGGCGACGTTGCCGCGCTGCTGACCGAAGAAGACATCCACCTAAGCGTGCCGCACGAGCGCACGCCACGCATCCAGGAAATCCATCTGTTGCTGCTGCACGCCTTGTGCGACGGCATAGACGCCCAATTGCTAGGAGAAACCTGA
- a CDS encoding BON domain-containing protein: protein MTRTSIASTLRPIALALAIASGAAVLQACAPILLGGAAMGVGGMAVTDRRSVGIQVEDQNIELKAGSRISEKFGDAVHVNVNAYNRKLLLSGEVPNENAKAEIERLVGSIENLRSVVNDLAVAPASSLTTRANDSVLTGKVKATLIDAKDLFSNAFRVNTDRGNVYLMGIVTEREGKRASQLVSTIPGILKVVAVFDYISEGELQGLSKAEAERQQARANAAPVPQ from the coding sequence ATGACCCGTACTTCAATTGCATCGACGCTGCGCCCGATCGCCCTGGCCCTTGCCATCGCTTCCGGAGCAGCGGTACTGCAGGCCTGCGCGCCGATTCTTCTCGGCGGTGCCGCGATGGGTGTGGGTGGCATGGCGGTTACCGACCGGCGATCGGTGGGCATCCAGGTGGAAGATCAGAATATCGAGTTGAAGGCCGGCAGCCGCATCAGCGAAAAATTCGGCGACGCCGTGCACGTGAACGTCAACGCCTACAACCGCAAGCTGCTGCTGAGCGGCGAAGTGCCTAATGAGAACGCCAAGGCTGAAATCGAACGCCTGGTCGGCAGCATCGAAAACCTGCGTAGCGTGGTCAACGACCTGGCCGTGGCACCTGCAAGTTCGCTCACCACCCGGGCCAACGACTCGGTGCTGACCGGCAAGGTCAAAGCCACCTTGATCGACGCCAAAGACCTGTTCTCGAACGCATTCCGCGTCAACACCGACCGGGGCAACGTCTACCTGATGGGCATCGTTACCGAGCGCGAAGGCAAGCGCGCCTCGCAACTGGTGTCCACCATCCCCGGCATCCTGAAGGTTGTCGCTGTCTTCGACTACATCAGCGAAGGCGAATTGCAGGGCCTGTCCAAGGCCGAAGCCGAACGGCAGCAGGCCCGCGCCAACGCTGCACCGGTACCGCAATAA
- a CDS encoding TlpA disulfide reductase family protein, with the protein MTASSTAPPLPANPAKRGPAKFIVGAALAAVVAAGAWFTLAPAPKAPDATFTSITGEKITTASLRGKVVLLNFWATDCVTCVKEMPMMVDTYKKYAPQGYEMVAVAMRHDPPNYVLNFVETRQLPFKVALDPMGEHAKTFGNVQMTPTSLLIDREGRILKRYLGEPDTAEFHAAIEKALAS; encoded by the coding sequence ATGACTGCTTCCAGCACTGCCCCCCCCCTTCCCGCCAACCCGGCAAAACGCGGCCCCGCGAAATTCATCGTTGGCGCGGCGTTGGCAGCAGTCGTTGCAGCAGGCGCATGGTTTACGCTGGCACCCGCGCCCAAAGCGCCGGACGCAACCTTCACCTCGATCACTGGCGAAAAGATCACCACGGCCAGCCTGCGCGGCAAGGTCGTGCTGCTGAACTTCTGGGCCACCGACTGCGTCACCTGCGTCAAAGAGATGCCGATGATGGTGGACACCTACAAGAAGTACGCGCCGCAAGGCTACGAAATGGTGGCCGTGGCCATGCGTCACGATCCGCCGAACTACGTCTTGAACTTTGTCGAGACGCGTCAACTGCCCTTCAAGGTTGCACTCGACCCGATGGGCGAGCACGCCAAGACCTTCGGCAATGTGCAGATGACCCCCACGTCTTTGCTGATCGACCGTGAAGGTCGGATTCTGAAGCGCTATCTGGGTGAGCCCGACACTGCGGAATTCCACGCGGCGATCGAGAAGGCGCTGGCTAGCTGA
- a CDS encoding FAD-dependent oxidoreductase: MTAVHASSRQPDHGDWDETVDAIIVGSGAAGMAAAITAKLAGLNVLLLEKTDRIGGSTAVSGGAVWLPLNAQSAGAGHPDTFDKVWTYLEQTVGDSAPSDMLRAYLDAGPKMLEDFTHQGVLRLVARTASPDYYPDLPGAAMGGRSLDPPEFDGRKLGRHFKELRDPLPEFLVLGGMMINITDAKHLLRVTRSFASWKHGMKLVLRYVSDRARGYHRGTRLLLGNALAAQLFEQVLQRGIAYRLKADLQALVRDENGRVIGVVVHDNGAPKRIHARRGVVLATGGFPWDAARRNEQYPAPTGPWSMSPKGNAGDGIRIAASASAALGTGHTHAAFWAPVSLLTRPDGSVQRYPHLVWDRAKPGLIAVNSAGRRFVNEATSYHAFVEAMYAAHAQVPSIPAFLVCDQRFIDIWGLGLALPGGRPRQHLIDAGYLLRGDTLAELAQQLSIDPLALADTIARYNRLAAAGEDTDFGKGSTAYNRYLGDPDHHPNPCLAPLADGPYYAVKVYAGDIGTAHGIATDPHARALDATGQPIPGLYVVGNDMQSVMGGNYPAPGITLGPGLTFGWLAGRALASTVAAR, encoded by the coding sequence ATGACGGCCGTCCACGCTTCCAGTCGCCAACCCGATCATGGAGATTGGGACGAAACCGTTGACGCCATCATCGTAGGCAGCGGTGCTGCCGGCATGGCTGCGGCGATCACCGCCAAGCTGGCGGGGTTGAACGTGCTGCTGCTGGAAAAGACCGATCGCATCGGCGGCTCGACGGCCGTGTCGGGCGGTGCGGTCTGGCTGCCCTTGAATGCGCAGTCAGCCGGTGCCGGTCACCCCGATACCTTCGACAAAGTCTGGACCTACCTGGAACAAACCGTCGGGGATTCCGCACCGTCGGACATGCTGCGCGCCTATCTGGATGCCGGCCCGAAGATGCTGGAAGACTTCACGCACCAGGGTGTGTTGCGCTTGGTGGCACGCACTGCCTCGCCTGATTACTACCCCGACCTGCCAGGGGCTGCGATGGGCGGCCGCTCGCTCGATCCCCCCGAATTTGATGGCCGCAAACTAGGCCGGCACTTCAAAGAGTTGCGCGACCCCTTGCCCGAGTTTCTGGTGCTGGGCGGCATGATGATCAACATCACCGACGCCAAGCATCTGCTGCGTGTCACGCGATCCTTTGCATCGTGGAAACACGGCATGAAACTGGTGCTGCGCTACGTCAGTGACCGTGCACGTGGCTACCATCGCGGCACGCGATTGCTGCTGGGAAATGCGCTGGCAGCGCAGCTGTTCGAACAAGTGCTTCAGCGTGGCATTGCGTATCGCCTGAAGGCCGATCTGCAAGCGCTCGTGCGTGATGAAAACGGTCGAGTGATCGGTGTCGTGGTCCACGACAATGGCGCGCCCAAACGCATTCACGCACGCCGCGGTGTCGTGCTGGCAACCGGTGGATTCCCGTGGGATGCCGCACGGCGCAACGAACAATATCCTGCCCCCACCGGGCCGTGGTCGATGTCCCCGAAAGGCAACGCAGGCGACGGCATCCGCATTGCCGCAAGTGCCAGTGCAGCACTGGGAACCGGCCACACCCATGCCGCATTCTGGGCACCTGTGTCGTTGCTCACGCGCCCGGATGGCAGCGTGCAACGCTACCCCCACCTGGTATGGGACCGTGCCAAACCTGGCTTGATCGCCGTCAACAGCGCAGGCCGCCGCTTCGTCAACGAGGCCACCTCGTACCACGCGTTTGTCGAAGCCATGTATGCCGCACATGCGCAGGTGCCCAGCATCCCGGCCTTCCTGGTGTGCGACCAACGCTTCATTGACATATGGGGCTTGGGACTGGCGCTGCCCGGCGGTCGACCGCGTCAACATCTGATCGACGCCGGATATTTGTTGCGCGGCGACACCCTGGCTGAATTGGCGCAACAACTAAGCATCGACCCGCTTGCGCTGGCAGACACCATTGCCCGCTACAACCGCCTGGCCGCAGCCGGCGAAGACACCGACTTCGGCAAAGGCAGCACCGCTTACAACCGCTACCTGGGCGATCCCGATCACCACCCCAACCCCTGCCTGGCCCCGCTGGCTGACGGCCCTTACTACGCCGTGAAAGTCTACGCAGGCGACATCGGCACCGCCCACGGCATTGCCACCGATCCACATGCGCGCGCGCTAGACGCCACTGGCCAGCCCATCCCCGGGCTTTACGTGGTCGGCAACGACATGCAATCGGTGATGGGCGGCAACTACCCCGCACCTGGTATCACCCTAGGCCCGGGGCTGACCTTCGGTTGGTTGGCAGGGCGTGCGTTGGCGTCGACGGTGGCCGCGCGTTAG
- a CDS encoding SDR family NAD(P)-dependent oxidoreductase codes for MSPLGLALVTGGASGMGRSTVEQLARDGFQVILVDRNGPLAEQEAASLRAQGLNVDARAIDLTDEAAVRALVRELPPLRALVNNAGLFDERKFLDVTNEDFRRIYEINLVAVATLTQEAARKMEDGARIVNIASRAYLGAKNHPHYVASKAAVVGYTRASAMELAPRGILVNAIAPGLIDTPILQALTPERLAAQLALQPTGKAGRPEDIARAVSFLVSPNMGFITGQVLFVDGGKSLGGSGS; via the coding sequence ATTTCGCCTTTGGGCCTTGCGCTCGTCACGGGCGGCGCAAGCGGCATGGGCCGGTCCACCGTCGAGCAACTGGCACGCGACGGCTTCCAGGTCATCCTGGTAGACCGCAACGGCCCCTTGGCCGAACAGGAAGCCGCGTCCTTGCGTGCACAGGGCCTGAATGTCGATGCCCGTGCCATCGACCTGACCGACGAAGCCGCAGTGCGCGCGCTGGTGCGCGAGCTGCCGCCGCTGCGTGCGCTGGTCAATAACGCCGGCCTGTTCGACGAACGCAAATTCCTGGATGTGACCAACGAAGATTTCCGGCGCATCTACGAGATCAACCTGGTGGCCGTCGCCACCTTGACGCAGGAAGCAGCACGCAAGATGGAAGACGGCGCGCGCATCGTCAACATCGCGTCGCGTGCCTATCTGGGCGCGAAAAACCATCCGCACTATGTGGCGTCGAAAGCGGCCGTGGTGGGCTACACGCGCGCCAGCGCAATGGAGTTGGCCCCGCGTGGCATCCTCGTCAACGCCATTGCGCCGGGCCTGATCGACACGCCGATTCTGCAGGCACTGACGCCCGAACGGCTTGCCGCGCAGTTGGCCTTGCAACCCACAGGCAAGGCAGGCAGACCGGAAGACATCGCACGCGCCGTGTCCTTTTTGGTGTCGCCCAACATGGGGTTCATCACTGGTCAGGTCTTGTTTGTCGATGGCGGAAAATCGCTGGGTGGATCGGGATCATGA
- a CDS encoding SDR family NAD(P)-dependent oxidoreductase encodes MGLLDNKVALITGAARGLGAAIARGFVREGATVILADRDLEGAQRTAQDLIEAGAQASAVSLDVTDRTAVAACASQVLASHGGIDILVNNAGIAGGPRFDDAGTPAAWDRVMGVNLQGSFEVSHAFVPLLKARRGCIVNVSSIVAFATGISSTGYVVSKGGVRSLTQVMARDLAAFGIRVNAVAPGLMDTDMAAPQLATEHGTDWFTNRAPLARLGTADEVVGPVVFLASSMATYVTGVVLPVDGGFLAV; translated from the coding sequence GTGGGTTTGCTGGACAACAAGGTTGCGTTGATCACTGGCGCGGCACGTGGCCTGGGAGCCGCGATTGCGCGAGGTTTTGTGCGCGAAGGAGCCACGGTCATTCTGGCCGACCGTGATCTGGAAGGCGCACAGCGCACGGCACAGGACTTGATCGAAGCAGGCGCTCAGGCCAGCGCGGTGAGCCTGGATGTCACCGACCGCACAGCAGTTGCCGCTTGCGCATCGCAGGTGCTGGCCAGTCATGGCGGCATTGACATTCTGGTCAACAACGCAGGCATTGCCGGCGGCCCGCGCTTTGATGACGCCGGCACGCCAGCCGCGTGGGATCGCGTGATGGGCGTGAACCTGCAAGGCAGTTTTGAAGTCTCGCACGCGTTCGTGCCGCTGCTGAAAGCGCGGCGCGGCTGCATCGTGAATGTGTCATCCATCGTGGCCTTTGCCACCGGGATTTCAAGCACCGGCTACGTGGTGTCGAAAGGCGGCGTGCGCTCGCTCACACAAGTGATGGCGCGTGACCTGGCTGCGTTCGGAATCCGCGTGAACGCGGTTGCACCGGGCCTGATGGACACCGACATGGCCGCGCCGCAATTGGCTACCGAACACGGCACCGACTGGTTCACCAACCGTGCGCCGCTGGCCCGGCTAGGCACGGCAGACGAAGTGGTCGGACCGGTGGTGTTTCTGGCGTCAAGCATGGCGACGTATGTGACGGGTGTGGTGCTGCCTGTCGACGGTGGTTTTCTGGCGGTGTGA
- a CDS encoding ABC transporter ATP-binding protein, with translation MAENLLDVRGVSAAYGNIQALHDVSVKVPDGAIVALLGANGAGKTTTLNVVSHIVSPNAGEVYFDGKPIHRDGADAIVRLGIVQVPEGREIFRDMTVRENLDMGAFLRRDRAQVRADLDMVCDTFPRLRERINQKAATLSGGEQQMLATGRAMMARPRMILLDEPSMGLAPLVVDQIFDIVLKLNREQGITILLVEQNVKLALAVSSYAYILENGEVALEGKSAALANDEGIQRAYLGT, from the coding sequence GTGGCTGAGAACCTGCTGGACGTGCGCGGGGTATCGGCCGCCTACGGCAACATCCAGGCCCTGCACGACGTATCGGTGAAGGTGCCGGACGGTGCCATCGTGGCGCTGCTGGGGGCCAACGGCGCTGGCAAGACCACCACCTTGAATGTGGTGTCGCACATCGTGTCGCCCAATGCAGGCGAAGTGTATTTCGATGGCAAGCCGATTCACCGCGACGGTGCCGATGCCATCGTGCGTCTGGGCATCGTGCAGGTACCCGAAGGCCGCGAAATTTTCCGCGACATGACCGTGCGCGAGAACCTGGACATGGGCGCATTCCTGCGCCGCGACCGGGCGCAGGTGCGCGCCGATCTGGACATGGTCTGCGACACCTTTCCACGCCTGCGCGAACGCATCAACCAGAAGGCCGCCACGCTGTCTGGCGGCGAACAGCAAATGCTTGCCACCGGCCGCGCCATGATGGCCCGCCCCCGCATGATTCTGCTGGACGAACCCTCGATGGGCCTGGCCCCGCTGGTGGTCGATCAGATCTTCGACATCGTGCTGAAACTGAACCGCGAACAAGGCATCACCATCTTGCTGGTGGAGCAGAACGTGAAGCTTGCGCTGGCGGTGTCCAGCTACGCGTACATCCTGGAAAACGGTGAGGTGGCGCTGGAAGGAAAGTCGGCTGCGCTGGCCAATGATGAAGGGATTCAGCGGGCGTATCTGGGTACGTGA
- a CDS encoding ABC transporter ATP-binding protein codes for MNDHVLKTGPGVAATAVNASAAPSVLANETTASLGTQTVDAKSFLDVSGIVVRFGGLLAVNGLSMQVERGRIHALIGPNGAGKSTTFNCISCYYQPAQGRIVLDGEDITHHRPHQMAALGVARTFQNLELFGELTVRENALLGTHSHAARTAGMMLRRPGAEARDLVDHLLERVGLADHHDTLASNLDFGRQKMLELARALAIKPKLLLLDEPAAGLRNREIETLDRLLRELCERDGITVLLVEHVMQLVMAISDRITVMSFGEKIAEGTPEEVRGNPRVIDAYLGKGTHRG; via the coding sequence ATGAACGACCATGTGTTGAAGACTGGTCCGGGTGTTGCGGCAACTGCGGTGAATGCGTCGGCAGCCCCGTCTGTGCTTGCGAACGAAACTACCGCATCGCTTGGCACGCAGACGGTTGATGCCAAGTCTTTCCTGGATGTGAGTGGCATCGTTGTGCGCTTTGGTGGTCTGCTTGCGGTCAACGGCCTGTCGATGCAGGTCGAGCGTGGCCGCATTCATGCGCTCATCGGTCCGAACGGCGCAGGCAAGTCCACCACCTTCAACTGCATCTCGTGCTACTACCAGCCGGCGCAAGGTCGCATCGTGCTCGATGGCGAAGACATCACGCACCATCGCCCGCATCAGATGGCCGCCTTGGGCGTGGCGCGCACCTTCCAGAACCTGGAGCTGTTCGGTGAATTGACGGTGCGCGAAAACGCCTTGCTGGGCACCCATTCTCACGCTGCCCGCACTGCCGGCATGATGCTGCGCCGCCCAGGTGCCGAAGCGCGTGATCTGGTCGATCATCTGCTGGAAAGAGTAGGCCTGGCCGACCACCACGACACACTTGCGTCCAACCTGGATTTCGGGCGCCAGAAGATGCTGGAACTGGCGCGTGCGCTGGCGATCAAGCCCAAGCTGCTGTTGTTGGACGAACCCGCTGCGGGCCTGCGCAATCGTGAGATCGAAACCCTGGATCGTCTGCTGCGCGAACTGTGCGAACGCGATGGCATCACGGTGCTGCTGGTCGAACATGTCATGCAATTGGTGATGGCAATTTCCGACCGCATCACGGTCATGTCCTTTGGCGAAAAGATTGCCGAAGGTACGCCGGAAGAAGTGCGCGGCAATCCGCGTGTGATCGACGCCTATCTGGGCAAAGGAACGCACCGTGGCTGA